A window of the Coprobacter fastidiosus genome harbors these coding sequences:
- a CDS encoding IbrB-like domain-containing protein, which produces MEKYQSPVYKVLPVPIEKIVANSYNPNIVAPPEMKLLEVSIWEDGYTMPCVCYYIPEQDIYELVDGYHRYQVMKTSKRIYEREEGKLPVVVIEKDLSNRMASTIRHNRARGTHNIELMSNIVSELVKAGMSDNWIQKNIGMDKDELLRLKQISGLAELFADKEFSLAKD; this is translated from the coding sequence ATGGAAAAATACCAAAGTCCTGTATACAAAGTTTTGCCCGTTCCGATCGAAAAGATCGTAGCCAATAGTTACAATCCAAATATAGTCGCTCCTCCGGAAATGAAACTTCTGGAGGTTTCGATCTGGGAAGATGGGTACACGATGCCCTGTGTATGTTATTATATCCCCGAACAGGACATTTATGAACTGGTAGATGGATATCACCGATATCAGGTAATGAAAACCTCGAAACGAATTTATGAGCGAGAAGAAGGGAAATTACCGGTTGTCGTAATAGAAAAAGATCTATCTAACCGAATGGCATCTACAATACGCCACAACCGGGCAAGAGGAACCCACAATATTGAATTGATGAGTAATATTGTATCGGAACTCGTAAAAGCCGGTATGTCTGACAACTGGATACAAAAGAATATAGGAATGGATAAAGACGAGTTATTGCGCCTAAAGCAAATTTCGGGACTGGCAGAATTATTTGCCGATAAAGAATTCAGTCTGGCAAAAGATTAA
- the rpsO gene encoding 30S ribosomal protein S15, with the protein MYLTSEKKREIFEKYGKSNTDTGSPEAQIALFSYRIAHLTEHLKSNHKDYSTERALRMLVGKRRRLLDYLVKVDIERYRAIIKELGIRK; encoded by the coding sequence ATGTATTTAACTTCTGAGAAAAAAAGAGAAATCTTTGAGAAATACGGAAAGTCTAATACTGATACTGGCTCACCTGAAGCGCAGATAGCATTATTTTCATACCGTATTGCTCATTTGACTGAACATTTAAAGTCAAATCACAAAGATTATAGTACTGAAAGAGCTCTTAGAATGTTGGTTGGTAAACGTCGTCGTTTACTTGACTATTTAGTAAAAGTCGATATCGAACGATATCGTGCTATTATTAAAGAGCTTGGCATCAGAAAGTAA
- the typA gene encoding translational GTPase TypA, whose amino-acid sequence MQKIRNIAIIAHVDHGKTTLVDKMLLAGQLFRENQNSGELILDNNDLERERGITILSKNVSIRYKDYKINIIDTPGHADFGGEVERVLNMADGCLLLVDAFEGPMPQTRFVLQKAIQMGLKPIVVINKVDKPNCRPDEVQEMVFDLMFSLDATEEQLDFPTIYGSAKQNWMSTDWKNRTEDITPLLDAIIENIPEPAYLEGTPQLLITSLDYSSYVGRIAIGRVHRGELHEGQDVALCKKDGSISKQRIKELHIFEGLGRTKVKSAQSGEICALIGIEGFEIGDTIADIQNPEPLKRIAIDEPTMSMTFTNNDSPFFGKDGKFVTSRHIAERLEKELDRNLALRVEKAPEDGVWTVYGRGVLHLSILIETMRREGYELQVGQPQVIIREIDGVKCEPVEQLTVNVPEEYSSKIIDMVTRRKGDLLSMDNQGDRIHMEFSIPSRGIIGLRNNVLTASAGEAIMAHRFLEYQPWKGDIDRRTNGSLIAMESGTAYAYAIDKLQDRGKFFIFPQEEVYAGQVVGENAKEGDIVVNVTKSKKLTNMRASGADDKAKIIPPVVFSLEEALEYIKEDEYVEVTPHHIRLRKIILDETERKRSNK is encoded by the coding sequence ATGCAAAAAATCAGAAACATCGCTATCATTGCACATGTTGACCACGGGAAAACGACTCTGGTCGACAAAATGCTTTTGGCCGGACAACTATTTCGCGAGAATCAAAACTCCGGCGAGTTAATACTCGACAATAACGATCTGGAACGTGAACGAGGAATAACAATTCTTTCCAAGAACGTATCAATACGATATAAAGATTATAAGATAAATATTATAGATACTCCGGGACATGCCGATTTCGGGGGAGAAGTCGAACGGGTATTGAATATGGCCGACGGCTGTCTATTGCTCGTAGACGCTTTTGAAGGCCCGATGCCTCAAACCCGCTTCGTATTGCAGAAAGCAATACAAATGGGTTTGAAACCTATCGTAGTAATCAATAAGGTAGATAAACCGAACTGCCGTCCCGATGAAGTGCAGGAAATGGTATTTGACCTGATGTTCAGTCTCGATGCAACAGAAGAACAGCTCGATTTCCCGACAATTTACGGATCTGCAAAACAAAATTGGATGTCAACTGATTGGAAAAATCGGACAGAAGACATCACACCCTTATTAGATGCCATTATCGAGAATATTCCCGAACCAGCTTATTTAGAAGGAACACCCCAACTCCTTATAACATCTTTAGATTACTCGTCCTATGTAGGTCGTATTGCCATAGGACGCGTGCACCGAGGAGAATTACACGAGGGACAAGATGTCGCTTTATGTAAAAAAGACGGTTCTATTTCAAAGCAACGAATTAAGGAATTACATATTTTCGAAGGATTGGGACGAACCAAAGTGAAATCTGCCCAATCAGGTGAAATTTGCGCTCTGATCGGTATCGAAGGTTTCGAGATCGGAGATACGATCGCCGATATTCAAAATCCAGAACCGCTGAAACGAATCGCCATCGACGAACCGACCATGTCGATGACATTTACCAATAATGACTCTCCGTTCTTCGGTAAAGACGGTAAATTCGTCACATCCAGACATATTGCCGAACGACTTGAAAAAGAGCTGGACCGGAATCTTGCTTTACGTGTAGAAAAAGCTCCTGAAGATGGAGTATGGACTGTATATGGACGTGGAGTTCTCCATTTATCTATTTTAATCGAAACCATGCGTCGTGAAGGTTACGAACTGCAAGTAGGTCAACCCCAAGTAATCATCCGCGAAATCGACGGTGTAAAATGTGAACCGGTAGAACAATTAACCGTTAACGTACCTGAAGAATATTCCAGCAAGATTATCGATATGGTAACACGCCGCAAAGGAGATCTTCTAAGCATGGATAATCAAGGAGACCGCATACACATGGAATTTTCAATTCCGTCTCGTGGTATCATCGGCCTTCGGAATAATGTGTTGACCGCTTCGGCCGGTGAAGCGATCATGGCTCATCGTTTTCTCGAATATCAACCATGGAAAGGCGATATTGACCGCCGTACAAACGGATCGCTGATTGCTATGGAATCAGGAACTGCTTATGCTTACGCAATAGATAAACTGCAAGATCGAGGCAAATTCTTCATCTTTCCGCAAGAAGAAGTATATGCAGGGCAGGTTGTGGGTGAAAATGCCAAAGAGGGCGATATCGTAGTGAATGTAACCAAATCGAAAAAACTCACCAATATGCGTGCTTCAGGAGCTGATGATAAAGCAAAAATTATTCCTCCTGTCGTATTTAGCCTCGAAGAAGCTCTCGAATACATTAAAGAAGATGAATATGTAGAGGTTACTCCGCATCATATTCGTCTCCGAAAAATTATTTTGGATGAGACGGAACGTAAACGAAGCAATAAATAA
- the trpA gene encoding tryptophan synthase subunit alpha has translation MNRIQQLFGRKEKNILSVYFTAGYPAFDITREIIGELQRQGIDMVEIGIPFSDPMADGIVIQNAAAKALQNGMSLSKLFGQLRNIRSEVDIPLILMGYLNPIMQYGFENFCRSCHEVGVDGVIIPDLPFKDYLEEYKPVADRYDLNVIMLITPETSEERIRFIDRNTEGFIYMVSSAATTGAQQSFDEVKQEYFRRIAAMNLRNPRLIGFGISNRETFDSACRNASGAIIGSQFVKLLAQGSPAKAVSRLLEMIGKK, from the coding sequence ATGAATCGAATACAACAATTGTTTGGCCGTAAAGAAAAAAATATTCTTTCGGTCTATTTTACAGCCGGATATCCGGCGTTTGATATTACTCGTGAGATTATTGGAGAATTACAACGTCAGGGAATCGATATGGTAGAAATAGGAATCCCTTTTTCAGATCCTATGGCCGATGGAATCGTGATTCAGAATGCGGCTGCAAAGGCTTTGCAGAACGGTATGTCATTGAGTAAACTCTTCGGGCAGCTTCGAAATATCCGTTCCGAAGTAGATATTCCGTTAATCTTGATGGGGTATCTTAACCCTATAATGCAATATGGTTTTGAGAACTTTTGCCGAAGTTGTCATGAAGTAGGAGTAGATGGAGTAATAATCCCGGACTTGCCGTTCAAAGATTATCTTGAAGAGTATAAGCCCGTAGCAGATCGTTATGATCTGAATGTAATAATGCTTATTACCCCTGAAACTTCCGAAGAACGTATCCGATTTATCGACCGGAATACAGAAGGATTTATCTATATGGTATCTTCTGCGGCGACGACCGGTGCGCAGCAGTCGTTCGATGAAGTTAAGCAGGAATATTTCCGTCGTATAGCTGCGATGAATCTTCGTAATCCCCGCCTGATAGGATTCGGTATATCTAACCGGGAAACATTCGATTCAGCTTGTCGGAATGCTTCCGGTGCGATTATCGGTAGTCAGTTTGTTAAGTTGCTTGCACAGGGGTCTCCTGCAAAAGCCGTTTCTCGATTATTGGAGATGATTGGGAAAAAGTAG
- a CDS encoding phosphoribosylanthranilate isomerase, with product MLVKVCGMRDGENIRLVENLSVDLIGFIFYPRSPRYVNSLPKYLPRSAGRVGVFVNEKLGVIEDAVIRYGLTHVQLHGSEIPSVCVALRQQGIQVIKAFSVSVPDDLMAVGRYDGCCDFFLFDTSTSGYGGSGCSFDWGILQHYTGNIPFLIAGGIGENDVERVLNFKHPQFAGVDLNSCFEISPGIKDIEKLNRFITKLKR from the coding sequence ATGTTGGTTAAAGTATGCGGTATGCGTGATGGGGAGAATATTCGGTTGGTGGAGAATCTGTCGGTTGATCTCATAGGTTTTATTTTTTATCCCCGTTCTCCTCGTTATGTAAATTCCTTGCCTAAGTACCTGCCGCGATCTGCAGGACGAGTAGGGGTTTTTGTAAATGAAAAGCTGGGCGTGATCGAAGATGCGGTAATCCGATACGGACTTACACATGTGCAGTTGCATGGGAGTGAAATCCCTTCTGTGTGCGTGGCATTGAGGCAACAAGGAATACAGGTGATTAAAGCCTTTTCTGTATCTGTTCCAGATGATTTGATGGCTGTCGGGAGATATGACGGGTGTTGTGATTTTTTCTTGTTCGATACTTCTACGTCCGGTTATGGCGGTTCAGGATGTTCATTCGATTGGGGTATATTGCAACATTATACAGGGAACATTCCTTTTTTGATAGCAGGAGGTATAGGAGAGAATGATGTGGAGAGAGTTTTGAATTTTAAGCATCCACAATTTGCAGGGGTGGATTTGAACAGTTGTTTTGAAATTTCTCCCGGAATAAAAGATATAGAAAAATTAAACCGATTTATAACAAAATTAAAGAGATGA
- the trpC gene encoding indole-3-glycerol phosphate synthase TrpC: MNILDKIVADKRIEVQRHKEAYTVDMLLGSEQMMRSTVSLSRALSESSSGIIAEFKRRSPSKGWIHRDADVERVVLDYQRGGASASSILTDYTYFGGTVADLCKVRKSIDIPLLRKEFVIDEYQIYQAKAIGADAVLLIAAVLDRKTCRRFTDLAHSLGMEVLLELHEEKELDYLDTGADMIGVNNRDLTTFETRVEHSFDMVRYLPSDKICISESGISSPDTVRALRRVGFRGFLMGENFMKEVRPGAALSWFVKQLNGGEDVG; this comes from the coding sequence ATGAATATTCTGGATAAAATAGTTGCAGATAAACGAATCGAAGTGCAGCGACATAAAGAAGCCTATACTGTGGATATGCTTTTAGGAAGCGAACAAATGATGCGCAGTACTGTTTCCCTGAGCCGTGCATTGTCAGAATCTTCTTCAGGTATAATAGCTGAGTTTAAACGTCGTTCTCCTTCAAAAGGGTGGATACATCGGGATGCCGATGTCGAAAGAGTTGTGCTTGATTATCAACGGGGTGGAGCATCTGCATCTTCTATATTGACTGATTATACTTATTTTGGTGGAACGGTTGCCGATTTGTGTAAAGTCCGGAAAAGCATTGATATACCTCTTTTACGTAAAGAGTTTGTAATCGATGAATACCAGATTTATCAAGCAAAAGCGATAGGTGCGGATGCCGTGTTGCTCATCGCTGCAGTACTCGATCGGAAGACTTGTCGTCGTTTTACCGATTTGGCTCACAGCCTCGGAATGGAAGTATTGCTCGAGTTGCATGAAGAAAAAGAACTCGACTATTTGGATACCGGAGCTGATATGATAGGAGTTAACAATCGTGATTTGACGACCTTTGAAACTCGAGTGGAACACTCGTTCGATATGGTTAGGTATTTGCCTTCGGATAAAATCTGCATATCGGAAAGCGGGATTTCTTCCCCCGATACGGTTAGAGCTTTGCGTCGGGTGGGATTCAGAGGATTTTTAATGGGAGAGAATTTTATGAAAGAGGTTCGACCCGGTGCAGCTTTGAGCTGGTTTGTGAAGCAGTTAAACGGTGGAGAAGATGTTGGTTAA
- the trpD gene encoding anthranilate phosphoribosyltransferase, translated as MKQILYKLFEHRYLGRTEARDILQNIVQGKYNDAQIASLITVFLMRNISVEELTGFRDALLEMRIPVDLSEYAPIDIVGTGGDGKNTFNISTAACFVVAGAGYPVVKHGNYGATSVSGASNVMEQHGVQFTSDMSRLRKSMDMCNIAYLHAPLFNSAMKAVAPVRKALGVRTFFNMLGPLVNPALPKYQLLGVYNLPLLRLYNYVFQESDTRFAVVHGLDGYDEISLTGEFKVATSTTETIYTPESIGFNRYCEQDLDGGKSPDEAARIFDRVLQGEATPAQTDCVIANAAFAIRVIEPEKSLADCIALARESMESGRALKTLKMFVELNS; from the coding sequence ATGAAGCAAATTCTATATAAGTTGTTCGAACATCGGTATCTTGGGAGAACCGAAGCTCGGGATATACTTCAAAATATCGTACAGGGTAAGTACAATGATGCGCAGATAGCCTCTTTAATTACAGTATTCTTAATGCGGAACATCTCAGTCGAGGAACTGACAGGATTTCGGGATGCTTTACTCGAAATGCGTATTCCGGTCGATCTTTCCGAATATGCTCCTATCGATATAGTCGGTACTGGAGGTGACGGAAAAAATACGTTCAATATTTCTACTGCGGCATGTTTTGTCGTAGCAGGAGCAGGTTATCCCGTTGTGAAACATGGAAACTACGGAGCTACTTCGGTAAGCGGGGCAAGTAATGTTATGGAGCAGCACGGTGTACAATTTACTTCTGATATGAGTCGTCTTCGTAAGAGTATGGATATGTGTAATATTGCCTATTTGCATGCACCTCTTTTCAATTCGGCCATGAAAGCCGTTGCTCCTGTTCGTAAAGCTTTGGGGGTACGTACGTTTTTCAATATGCTCGGTCCGCTGGTCAATCCGGCCTTGCCGAAATATCAGTTGCTCGGAGTTTATAATTTGCCGCTATTGCGTCTTTACAATTATGTCTTTCAGGAGAGCGATACTCGTTTTGCCGTAGTGCATGGTCTCGATGGATACGATGAAATTTCATTAACGGGAGAGTTTAAGGTTGCGACTTCTACTACTGAGACGATCTATACTCCTGAAAGTATAGGTTTTAACCGTTATTGTGAGCAAGATCTCGATGGGGGAAAATCTCCGGATGAAGCTGCTCGTATATTTGATCGTGTATTGCAAGGTGAAGCTACACCGGCGCAAACCGACTGTGTGATTGCTAATGCAGCGTTTGCTATTCGGGTAATTGAGCCGGAAAAATCTCTGGCAGACTGTATCGCCTTAGCTCGTGAATCTATGGAAAGTGGAAGAGCATTAAAGACATTGAAAATGTTTGTCGAACTTAATTCTTGA
- a CDS encoding anthranilate synthase component II: MEKILIFDNYDSFTYNLLHLVHELGETDVEVCRNDKITLDEIERFDKIILSPGPGVPEEAGLLLPLIRRYAPTKSILGVCLGHQAIGEAFGAVLENLKEVYHGVQTSVEIITDDSLFTGLPREIQVGRYHSWVVSPDGFPAELEITARDASGQIMALRHRKYDVRGIQFHPESVLTPEGHTIIRNFLYH; the protein is encoded by the coding sequence ATGGAAAAGATATTGATATTTGATAATTATGACTCGTTTACCTACAATTTATTGCATCTGGTGCACGAGTTAGGAGAGACCGATGTCGAGGTGTGTCGGAATGATAAAATTACGCTTGACGAAATAGAACGTTTCGATAAAATTATACTTTCGCCCGGTCCTGGCGTTCCGGAAGAAGCGGGGTTATTGTTGCCATTGATACGACGTTATGCTCCTACGAAGAGTATTTTAGGAGTTTGTCTCGGTCATCAGGCTATTGGTGAGGCTTTCGGCGCAGTATTGGAAAATCTGAAGGAGGTATATCATGGGGTGCAGACTTCTGTGGAAATTATTACGGACGACTCGCTTTTTACGGGATTGCCCCGAGAAATACAAGTAGGTCGTTATCATTCTTGGGTGGTCAGTCCTGATGGATTTCCGGCAGAGCTCGAGATCACGGCGAGAGATGCTTCCGGACAGATCATGGCGCTTCGACACAGAAAATATGATGTACGTGGCATACAGTTTCATCCCGAATCGGTATTAACACCTGAAGGGCATACGATTATTCGCAATTTTCTTTATCATTAA
- a CDS encoding anthranilate synthase component I family protein encodes MKTFDYTTRSKKVLGDLHTPVSIYLKVRDIYPQSALMESSDYHAGENSLSFIALCPLASIGVNSGVCTMTFPDGCREKRMIDESFTVEKAINDFISRFRVSGDESRVCGLYGYTTFNAVKYFENIPVKESHDECNDAPDLLYILYKQVIVFNHFKNELTLVEMLSEGEGTTLNELESVIENRNFASYNFFLTAPVYSTVTDEQHKANVRKGIEHCLRGDVFQIVLSRRFIQPFSGDDFKVYRALRSINPSPYLFYFDFGGYRIFGSSPETHCRIENGKAYIDPIAGTTRRTGDICKDRELTETLLADPKENAEHVMLVDLARNDLSRNCHDVNVLFYKEPQYYSHVIHLVSRVCGQLDSEANPVGTFIDTFPAGTLSGAPKVRAMQLISEIEPHNRGAYGGCIGFIGFNGDLNQAITIRTFVSRNHELWYQAGGGIVAHSKEENELQEVNNKLGALKKAIDMAVTLKN; translated from the coding sequence ATGAAAACATTCGATTATACAACACGAAGTAAAAAAGTATTAGGAGATCTGCATACGCCTGTAAGTATCTATCTTAAAGTTCGTGATATTTATCCTCAGTCGGCACTTATGGAAAGTTCCGACTATCATGCAGGGGAAAACAGCCTTTCGTTTATAGCTCTCTGTCCGTTGGCGAGTATCGGGGTAAACAGCGGAGTCTGTACAATGACATTTCCCGATGGATGCAGAGAAAAGAGGATGATCGATGAATCATTTACCGTAGAAAAGGCTATAAACGATTTTATCTCCCGATTCAGAGTATCCGGTGACGAGAGCCGGGTATGTGGGTTATATGGTTACACGACATTCAACGCTGTGAAATATTTCGAGAATATTCCCGTAAAAGAGAGCCATGATGAATGCAATGATGCTCCGGATCTGCTTTATATTCTTTATAAACAGGTGATTGTATTTAACCATTTTAAAAATGAATTGACTTTGGTTGAGATGCTTTCTGAAGGAGAGGGCACTACTCTTAACGAACTGGAGTCGGTTATCGAAAATAGAAATTTCGCTTCATATAATTTTTTTCTTACCGCGCCTGTATATAGCACTGTTACCGATGAACAACACAAGGCTAACGTGCGTAAAGGTATAGAGCATTGTTTGCGTGGCGATGTTTTTCAAATTGTTCTTTCCCGTCGTTTTATCCAGCCTTTTTCGGGTGATGACTTTAAGGTGTATAGAGCGTTGCGTTCTATCAATCCGTCTCCTTATTTGTTTTATTTCGATTTCGGAGGGTATCGTATATTCGGGTCTTCACCCGAAACGCATTGCAGGATAGAAAACGGTAAGGCGTACATAGATCCTATTGCCGGAACGACCCGACGTACAGGAGATATTTGCAAAGACAGGGAGCTTACCGAAACGCTTCTTGCCGATCCGAAAGAGAATGCCGAACATGTGATGCTGGTCGATCTGGCAAGAAATGATCTCAGCCGGAATTGTCATGATGTGAATGTTCTGTTTTATAAAGAACCTCAGTATTATAGTCATGTGATACATCTCGTTTCTCGAGTGTGCGGACAACTTGATTCGGAAGCTAATCCGGTCGGGACGTTTATCGATACTTTTCCGGCGGGAACTCTTTCCGGTGCTCCTAAAGTACGGGCCATGCAACTGATTTCTGAGATAGAGCCTCATAACCGAGGTGCTTATGGCGGTTGTATCGGGTTTATCGGATTCAACGGAGATCTTAATCAAGCGATAACGATACGTACTTTTGTAAGTCGTAACCATGAATTGTGGTATCAGGCAGGAGGCGGAATTGTAGCGCACAGCAAAGAAGAGAATGAATTGCAAGAAGTGAATAATAAGTTGGGAGCTTTGAAAAAAGCCATCGATATGGCAGTAACTTTGAAAAATTAG
- the trpB gene encoding tryptophan synthase subunit beta, with protein sequence MKDYQVNDDGYYGEFGGAYVPEILYGCVEELRKNYLPIIQSESFKNEFDGLLRDYVGRPSPLYLAPRLSERYGCRIYLKREDLNHTGAHKINNTIGQILIAKRMGKRRIIAETGAGQHGVATATVCALMNMECVVYMGKTDVERQHINVQKMEMLGATVYPVTSGNMTLKDATNEAIRDWCCHPSDTYYIIGSTVGPHPYPDMVARLQSVISEEIRKQLSLQEGRDYPDYLIACVGGGSNAAGTIYHYVNDDRVKIVLAEAGGKGIDTGMSAATIQLGKIGIIHGSKTLVMQSQDGQIEEPYSISAGLDYPGIGPIHANLATNKRATVLAINDDEALNAAFELTRLEGIIPALESAHALGALGKLRFRPEDVVVLTVSGRGDKDMETYIREMKNK encoded by the coding sequence ATGAAAGATTATCAAGTAAATGATGACGGTTATTATGGAGAATTTGGAGGGGCGTACGTTCCTGAAATTCTTTATGGATGTGTAGAGGAGTTAAGGAAGAACTATCTTCCCATTATTCAAAGCGAGTCATTCAAAAACGAGTTTGACGGTTTGTTGCGTGACTATGTCGGTCGTCCCTCACCTCTTTATCTTGCCCCTCGGCTATCCGAGCGGTATGGTTGTCGCATCTATCTTAAACGAGAAGATCTTAACCATACCGGAGCACATAAGATCAATAATACTATAGGACAGATCTTGATTGCCAAACGAATGGGTAAGAGACGTATTATTGCCGAGACCGGAGCGGGACAACACGGTGTCGCAACGGCTACGGTTTGTGCTCTTATGAATATGGAGTGTGTTGTTTATATGGGAAAAACCGATGTCGAGCGGCAGCATATTAATGTACAGAAAATGGAAATGCTCGGTGCTACGGTTTACCCGGTGACATCAGGCAATATGACGCTAAAAGATGCTACGAATGAGGCGATACGAGACTGGTGCTGTCATCCTTCGGATACCTATTATATAATCGGATCTACAGTAGGACCGCATCCTTATCCCGATATGGTAGCCCGCTTGCAGTCGGTGATTAGTGAGGAGATACGGAAACAACTCTCTTTGCAAGAAGGACGGGATTATCCTGATTACCTTATTGCCTGTGTCGGTGGCGGCAGTAATGCTGCCGGAACGATTTATCATTATGTTAATGACGATCGGGTAAAAATAGTTCTTGCGGAGGCCGGAGGAAAGGGTATCGATACCGGTATGTCCGCAGCTACTATACAACTTGGCAAAATCGGGATTATTCATGGCAGCAAGACTCTTGTTATGCAGAGCCAGGACGGGCAAATTGAAGAACCTTATTCTATTTCTGCCGGACTCGATTATCCCGGTATAGGGCCTATCCATGCAAACTTGGCGACAAATAAACGTGCAACGGTTTTAGCTATAAATGATGATGAGGCATTAAACGCCGCATTTGAGTTGACAAGACTTGAAGGCATTATTCCGGCACTTGAATCGGCACATGCTTTGGGAGCTCTCGGAAAACTTCGTTTCCGTCCTGAGGATGTGGTTGTGCTTACCGTTTCGGGCAGAGGGGATAAAGATATGGAAACTTATATTCGTGAAATGAAAAATAAATGA
- a CDS encoding glycerate kinase family protein, producing the protein MKKIVIASDSFKGSVSSADVAQSAREGILRVFPECEVICLTVSDGGEGLYETLLQQLKGKQIICSAHNSQMETINAGYILSEDGKTAVIETAAANGLALIPKEKRNPMEATTFGTGELIKNAIRRGCRNILLGIGGSATNDAGTGMLQALGIRFRDENGTILGYGGKILTRIASIDESGVLPELKDCRFTIICDVNSPLFGPNGAAYVYAPQKGADREQVRFLDKGLRNFSHIIKQEKGINISKVSGAGAAGGMGAACLAFFHAQLKPGIETVLEIIGFDKLIVEADLIITGEGKLDRQTIMGKTASGILAAARKHHIPVIALGGCVENTKELIDAGFLATFSILPYPVTLEQAMQKDFTLCNIANTTEQIMRIIKNQTQ; encoded by the coding sequence ATGAAAAAAATAGTCATAGCATCCGACTCTTTCAAAGGTTCGGTATCTTCTGCCGACGTTGCCCAAAGCGCAAGAGAGGGAATACTCCGTGTATTTCCGGAATGTGAAGTTATCTGCCTAACCGTTTCTGACGGTGGAGAGGGATTGTACGAAACATTACTGCAACAATTAAAAGGAAAACAAATAATATGTTCCGCACATAATTCCCAAATGGAAACGATCAATGCCGGCTACATCTTATCAGAAGATGGGAAAACAGCCGTTATAGAAACAGCAGCAGCCAACGGTCTAGCACTGATACCTAAAGAAAAACGTAACCCGATGGAGGCAACGACATTCGGGACAGGAGAACTGATCAAAAATGCTATCCGGCGAGGATGTCGGAATATCCTACTCGGCATAGGCGGAAGTGCGACTAATGATGCCGGCACAGGAATGTTGCAAGCTCTCGGAATCCGGTTCAGAGATGAAAACGGCACAATCTTAGGATATGGAGGAAAAATATTAACCCGGATCGCCTCCATCGATGAGTCTGGAGTATTACCGGAACTGAAAGATTGCCGGTTCACAATAATATGCGATGTAAACAGTCCGCTTTTCGGTCCTAACGGTGCGGCCTATGTATATGCTCCTCAAAAAGGAGCCGACCGTGAACAAGTACGTTTTCTTGACAAAGGGCTAAGAAATTTCTCCCATATAATCAAACAAGAGAAAGGCATAAATATCAGTAAAGTTTCGGGGGCAGGAGCTGCAGGAGGAATGGGAGCAGCATGTCTTGCATTTTTTCACGCCCAGTTAAAACCGGGAATAGAAACGGTACTCGAAATAATCGGTTTTGACAAACTCATTGTCGAAGCAGATTTGATCATTACCGGAGAAGGAAAGCTCGACCGACAAACCATTATGGGGAAAACAGCTTCGGGCATTCTCGCTGCCGCCCGAAAACACCACATTCCCGTCATCGCTTTAGGCGGCTGTGTAGAAAATACGAAAGAACTCATAGATGCCGGATTTCTTGCGACATTCTCTATACTCCCATATCCCGTCACTTTGGAACAAGCCATGCAGAAAGACTTTACTCTTTGCAATATTGCCAATACAACAGAACAGATAATGCGAATTATTAAGAATCAAACTCAATAA
- a CDS encoding SPOR domain-containing protein — translation MKKNWVLVVAVAVAIGFVSCKAKESSYKAAYEKAQEKPVAEQTLAPEPVVTKPASSSDTSSSPVRVSTEKITTVNAGDASKLKMFNVVVGSFTIKTNASNLQESLVADGYNAFLAQNAKGMYRVIVGSFDDRPSATELRESVKAKYPNRFSDAWLLINE, via the coding sequence ATGAAAAAAAACTGGGTGTTAGTTGTGGCCGTAGCTGTAGCCATAGGCTTTGTTTCTTGTAAAGCTAAAGAAAGTTCATATAAAGCGGCATACGAAAAAGCGCAGGAAAAGCCTGTTGCAGAGCAGACTTTAGCTCCGGAACCTGTCGTGACCAAGCCGGCCTCATCTTCAGATACAAGTTCTTCTCCGGTAAGGGTAAGTACAGAGAAAATTACAACGGTAAATGCCGGGGATGCTTCTAAACTGAAAATGTTCAATGTTGTTGTCGGAAGTTTTACTATCAAAACCAATGCCTCTAATTTGCAGGAGTCTTTAGTCGCAGACGGATATAATGCTTTTTTAGCACAGAATGCAAAAGGTATGTATCGTGTTATAGTCGGCAGTTTCGATGACAGACCTTCTGCTACCGAGTTGCGTGAAAGTGTGAAAGCGAAGTATCCGAATCGGTTCTCGGACGCTTGGTTGCTGATTAACGAATAA